CCACCCTTACTTCGGGGGGCCCGAGGAAGGGCACCCCCACCTGGACGCCCTCCAGGCCCTGCTCACCACCTTCGCCCTGGGCCACCCTCGCCTCTCCTACTGCCAGGGGATGTCGGACGTggcggccccgctgctggcCGTGCTGGACGACGAAGCCCAagccttcctctgcttctgctcCCTGATGAAACGTTTGGCCCCCCGCTTCCGAccggggggcagggggctggccCGGGCCTTCGCTCACCTCCGCCGCCTTCTCCGCCGCGCCGACCCCCAATTCTGGGGGTTTTTGGCCGCCCGCGGGGCTCACGATTTGCTTTTTTGTTAccggtggctgctgctggagctgaagcGCGAGTTCGCCTTCGAGGACGCCCTGAGGGTGCTGGAGATCACCTGGAGCtcgctgccccccgccccgccgcctccccccggGGGGGTGCCGCTCCTGGGGGCTCCCCTCAGGGCTCggagggacggggggggggccggggaggggaggggggtgagGCCGAGGCCCCCCccgccgggggcgggggggggggggggcggggcgggggggaggagggggaggcggggggcACCGGCCCAGAGGGTCCCAAGAGCTCCAGCGGCGTCAGCGAGGGTCCCAAGAGCTCCCCCGATGTCCCAGGGGGTCCCAAGAGCTCCGGTGACGTCAAGGAGGGTCCCAAGAGCCCCAACGATGTCACCGAGGGTCCCAAGAGCTCCCCCGATGTCCCAGGGGGTCCCAAAATCTTCAGAGATGTTCAGGAGGGTCCCAAAATCTCCGACGATACCAACGAGGGTCCCAAGAGCTCCGCCGATGCCAACGAGAGCCCCCAAATCTCCAGCGACGTCCAGAAGGACCCCAAAATCTCTGGCGACGTCAAGGAGGGTCCCAAGGGCTCCAGCGACGTCCCAGAGGGTCCCAAGAGCTCCGGTGACCTTCAGAAGGGTCCCAAAACCTCCAGCGATGTGCAGGGAAGTCTCAAAATTACCAAGGAAGGTCCCAAAATCTCCGACATCAACGAGGGTCCCACGAGCTCCAGCGACGTCCAGGAGGACCCCAAAATCTCCAGCGACGTCAAGGAAGGTCCCAAAACCTCCGTTGATGTCAACGAGGGCCCCAAAACCCCCATCGACGTCAACGAAGACCCCAAGACCTCCGGTGATGTCAACGAGGGCCCCAAGGGTGATGTCAGGGAGGATCCCAAAATCCTCAGAGGTGTTCAGGAAGGTCCCAAAACCTCCAGCAACGTCAACAAAGACCCCAAAACCTCCACCAATGTCCCGGAGGGTCCCAAAATCTCCGTTGACATCAACGAAGACCCCAAGACCTCCGTTGACGTCAACAAAGACCCCAAAACCTCCATCGATGTCAACAAAGACCCCAAAACCTCCAGCAACGTCAACAAAGACCCCAAAATCACCACTGACGTCAACAAAGACCCCAAGACCTCCGTCGACGTCAACGAAGACCCCAAGACCTCCATCGCCACCCGAGAGGGTCCCCAACCCCCCCGCGACCCCAACGAAGAAGCCCCCCAGCATCTCCAAGACGCCACCCTGGAAGACCCGTGGGCGGGCGGCTGGGCTTgggagccttcctcctcctcctcctcctcctcctcctcctcctcctcgtcggAGGAAGACGAGCTGGGCCTGGAGGACGACGGggcgccgctgccgccgccggcGGAGCTGGGCCAGGGGAACCCCTTCCTGCTCTTCGTGTGCCTGGccatgctgctggagcagcGCGAGGCGCTGATGGC
This genomic window from Oxyura jamaicensis isolate SHBP4307 breed ruddy duck unplaced genomic scaffold, BPBGC_Ojam_1.0 oxyUn_random_OJ70737, whole genome shotgun sequence contains:
- the TBC1D25 gene encoding TBC1 domain family member 25, whose protein sequence is PQVVWRYLLNVFPPGLSGQQRLAHLRLKASEYGALKSLLASRAPPAQLALLGAAVRKDVVRTDRGHPYFGGPEEGHPHLDALQALLTTFALGHPRLSYCQGMSDVAAPLLAVLDDEAQAFLCFCSLMKRLAPRFRPGGRGLARAFAHLRRLLRRADPQFWGFLAARGAHDLLFCYRWLLLELKREFAFEDALRVLEITWSSLPPAPPPPPGGVPLLGAPLRARRDGGGAGEGRGVRPRPPPPGAGGGGGGPKSSGDVKEGPKSPNDVTEGPKSSPDVPGGPKISDDTNEGPKSSADANESPQISSDVQKDPKISGDVKEGPKGSSDVPEGPKSSGDLQKGPKTSSDVQGSLKITKEGPKISDINEGPTSSSDVQEDPKISSDVKEGPKTSVDVNEGPKTPIDVNEDPKTSGDVNEGPKGDVREDPKILRGVQEGPKTSSNVNKDPKTSTNVPEGPKISVDINEDPKTSVDVNKDPKTSIDVNKDPKTSSNVNKDPKITTDVNKDPKTSVDVNEDPKTSIATREGPQPPRDPNEEAPQHLQDATLEDPWAGGWAWEPSSSSSSSSSSSSSSEEDELGLEDDGAPLPPPAELGQGNPFLLFVCLAMLLEQREALMARGGDYNEVAMHFDRLVRRHHLPRVLRRAKGLFARYLEGWGGAPPPNWGGGGGGGGGGAGVLAVGGG